The following are encoded together in the Pseudoalteromonas ruthenica genome:
- a CDS encoding DegT/DnrJ/EryC1/StrS family aminotransferase: protein MHFIDLEAQYKHLQNKIDARIKTVLEHGQYIMGPEVRELEQQLADYVGVKHVISCANGTDALTLSLMTLGIEENDAVFCPTFTFFATAEVISYAGATPVFVDSDEDTFNICPVHLEKQIKSVIEQGLYTPKAIIAVDLFGLPANYPELERIAEKYGLKLIEDAAQGFGGAINSRRAGSFGDIATTSFFPAKPLGCYGDGGAIFTNSDEYAELLRSYRVHGKGKDKYDNVRIGMNSRLDTIQAAILLEKLAAFPEELENRNKAAQRYEEQLSGKFKTPKVPSGYLSSWAQYTLVSDNRESDMQAYKAQGVPTMIYYGTCMHQQSAFAELGYEDKDFPVATKLAQSVFSLPMHGYL from the coding sequence ATGCACTTTATTGACCTTGAAGCACAATATAAGCATTTACAAAATAAAATTGATGCGCGTATAAAAACGGTCCTCGAACATGGTCAGTACATCATGGGTCCTGAAGTACGCGAGTTAGAGCAACAGCTGGCCGATTATGTCGGTGTTAAACATGTGATTTCATGTGCGAATGGAACCGACGCATTAACACTGTCTTTGATGACATTGGGGATCGAAGAGAATGACGCTGTTTTTTGTCCAACGTTTACCTTTTTCGCCACCGCCGAAGTTATATCATACGCTGGTGCAACACCTGTTTTCGTGGACTCTGATGAGGACACATTCAATATCTGCCCCGTCCACCTTGAGAAGCAGATAAAAAGCGTAATTGAACAGGGTCTTTATACACCCAAGGCAATTATAGCTGTCGACTTATTTGGTCTGCCAGCAAACTACCCTGAGTTAGAGCGTATCGCTGAAAAGTATGGGCTCAAACTCATCGAGGATGCGGCTCAAGGATTTGGAGGCGCTATAAACTCACGCCGAGCTGGTAGCTTTGGAGATATTGCTACAACAAGCTTTTTCCCTGCTAAACCTTTAGGTTGCTATGGCGATGGCGGTGCTATTTTTACAAATAGTGACGAATACGCAGAGTTGTTAAGATCCTACCGTGTTCATGGTAAGGGAAAAGACAAGTATGACAATGTGCGTATAGGAATGAATAGCCGGTTAGATACCATCCAAGCGGCCATACTACTGGAAAAGCTGGCAGCATTCCCTGAAGAGTTAGAGAACAGAAATAAAGCAGCACAGCGCTATGAGGAGCAATTAAGCGGTAAGTTTAAAACTCCTAAAGTGCCCTCAGGTTACCTCAGCTCTTGGGCTCAGTATACGTTAGTGAGTGATAACCGAGAGTCAGATATGCAAGCTTATAAAGCACAAGGTGTCCCTACTATGATTTACTACGGTACCTGCATGCACCAGCAGAGTGCTTTTGCTGAATTAGGCTATGAAGATAAAGACTTTCCTGTTGCCACTAAATTGGCGCAGTCGGTGTTTAG
- a CDS encoding acyltransferase has protein sequence MTVMIHESAIVDEGAEIGEGSRVWHFAHVCGQAQIGKGCSLGQNVFVGNKVTIGNNVKVQNNVSVYDNVFLEDDVFCGPSMVFTNVYNPRSFIERKSEYRDTFVRKGATLGANCTIVCGVTIGEYALVGAGAVVNKDVKAFALMVGVPARQVGWISKYGEQLDLPLEGSAEARCVHTNELYSLVNGNLSIKEE, from the coding sequence ATGACGGTTATGATTCACGAAAGCGCAATAGTCGACGAGGGCGCCGAAATAGGAGAAGGCTCCAGAGTTTGGCACTTTGCTCATGTATGTGGGCAAGCTCAAATAGGTAAAGGCTGCTCGCTAGGGCAAAATGTTTTTGTCGGTAACAAAGTTACGATTGGTAATAACGTTAAAGTACAGAACAATGTTTCAGTCTATGACAACGTCTTTCTTGAGGATGATGTGTTTTGTGGACCGAGTATGGTTTTCACGAATGTTTACAATCCTCGCTCATTCATTGAACGAAAGTCTGAGTACAGAGATACGTTTGTCCGAAAAGGCGCCACGTTGGGAGCCAACTGCACCATTGTGTGCGGTGTAACCATTGGTGAATATGCGCTAGTAGGTGCAGGTGCTGTGGTCAACAAAGATGTAAAAGCTTTCGCTTTGATGGTTGGCGTACCTGCACGTCAAGTTGGCTGGATCAGTAAGTATGGTGAGCAGCTAGATTTACCCCTTGAGGGAAGCGCAGAAGCTCGTTGTGTACACACTAACGAGCTGTATTCATTAGTGAATGGTAACCTATCGATAAAGGAAGAATAA
- a CDS encoding Gfo/Idh/MocA family protein, which translates to MKRFALIGAAGYIAPRHLKAIKETGNELVVAMDTNDSVGIMDSYFPEAEFFTEFEDFTAFVEDQSMQGKKLDYIAICSPNYLHAPHMKYAFKNGIDVICEKPLVLNSADMDILKEYEEKYSAQVNSILQLRLHPAIIALKEKVAAAPADHIFDVDLTYMTSRGKWYMKSWKGFDHKSGGVATNIGVHFYDMLHFVFGKLLSNEVHYRDEKTASGYLEYEKARVRWFLSIDANNLPENAVKGEKLTYRSITIGDEELEFSGGFTDLHTQSYEYILKGQGFGVDENRVAIETVEAIRKQPLVNAGDRAHALLAKVL; encoded by the coding sequence ATGAAAAGATTCGCACTAATCGGAGCTGCCGGATACATTGCTCCTCGCCATCTCAAGGCTATCAAAGAAACAGGTAACGAATTGGTCGTTGCCATGGATACTAATGACTCTGTGGGTATAATGGATAGCTACTTTCCCGAGGCCGAGTTCTTTACTGAATTTGAGGACTTTACCGCTTTCGTTGAAGATCAAAGTATGCAGGGCAAAAAGCTTGATTACATTGCTATTTGTAGCCCTAACTACCTCCACGCGCCGCACATGAAGTATGCTTTTAAAAATGGCATAGACGTTATCTGTGAAAAGCCTTTAGTACTTAATTCTGCGGATATGGATATCTTGAAAGAGTATGAGGAGAAATACAGTGCACAAGTTAACTCAATACTTCAGTTAAGGTTGCACCCTGCGATTATAGCGTTAAAAGAGAAAGTCGCAGCCGCACCCGCTGATCATATCTTTGATGTTGACCTTACCTATATGACTTCTCGTGGTAAGTGGTACATGAAGTCATGGAAAGGGTTCGACCATAAATCTGGCGGGGTAGCAACGAATATAGGCGTACATTTTTATGACATGTTGCACTTTGTATTTGGTAAGTTGCTGAGTAATGAGGTGCATTACCGTGATGAAAAAACAGCAAGTGGCTACCTCGAGTATGAAAAAGCACGTGTGAGGTGGTTTTTATCCATTGATGCAAATAACTTACCTGAAAATGCCGTAAAAGGTGAAAAGCTCACCTACCGTAGCATCACCATAGGTGATGAAGAACTAGAGTTCTCAGGCGGGTTTACGGACCTTCACACACAAAGCTATGAGTATATCTTGAAAGGGCAAGGCTTTGGAGTTGATGAAAATCGGGTCGCCATAGAGACAGTCGAAGCAATTCGTAAACAGCCTCTAGTAAATGCCGGTGATCGCGCTCATGCTCTGCTAGCGAAGGTGCTCTGA